The DNA sequence TAGTATAATTTCCTCCTATTGGAATCAATGCTACATCAATATTCTCATCTTCTAGTAGCTTCATATCCATAGTAAGTCCTGTATCACCTGCATGATAAACCTTCTTACCATCTATCTCAATCAAAAAACCACATGGATTTCCTCCACAAATTAAATGGTTATCTTCAATTATACCAGAGCCATGTAATGCTGGTGTCATCTTAACTTTTCCAAACTCAAAACTTGTTCTACCACCTATATGCATAGTATGTACAGATAAGCCTTTATCAGTTAAATATTGTCCAATTTCAAAATTACAAATAACTGTTGCATTATTATTTTTTGCTATATCTACAGTGTCACGTGAACTACTCGCCATTGAAATGGCAAGCTTCGGAGTCGCAAGTTAAAAACTTGCTAC is a window from the Caldisalinibacter kiritimatiensis genome containing:
- a CDS encoding metal-dependent hydrolase, encoding MASSSRDTVDIAKNNNATVICNFEIGQYLTDKGLSVHTMHIGGRTSFEFGKVKMTPALHGSGIIEDNHLICGGNPCGFLIEIDGKKVYHAGDTGLTMDMKLLEDENIDVALIPIGGNYTMDIIDAVKAVDFIKPKLVVPMHYNTFPIIEANPEEFKEKVKNSEVKVMSIGESIEI